From Cellvibrio zantedeschiae, the proteins below share one genomic window:
- a CDS encoding FimV/HubP family polar landmark protein, which yields MHLRKLVLACGFASFALSNYASALGLGEVKLKSTLNQPLSAEVQLLDTKGLSPEQIIVSLASSTEFERNGLDFVHFYTEFKFEVALDNPSGPVVRITSRNPVREPYLNFLVEAKWTSGRLLREYTLLMDLPTYDDAAPQAVQAAKTAPAKPAVTPPPATKTEVTAPVTQAPAEAVDTPEEKPDIIAEQDQPAKKSKVASGTYGPVGDKDTLWEIALAVRPDSSASVHQTMLALQRLNPDAFIRGNINLLKKGQVLRVPDSSEISSVSQSEAVRQFNAQSAEWSGNSVSPSDSGLGAQLDASRRTNTERAKSEAVTGRVRLEAPTAKEKAAGGQGSGANKGSGKALESELASTLEELERAKSEKTELSSRVHDLEEQVKTMQRLVDVSNEKLRALQLNSGKQPDKSATADKKAADAKPAETTPADTKTSAAAANTSAAATAAVSSAAASVAPKKPVVKPTPAPEPEKTIVDQIFDNILWVGLGAAVLLGAGGVALARRRKAEAEQNNSATDDFSSDEPNFDSFNQTHEEESALEPTADEMALFDEEGTTAVAETGDVVGEADIYIAYGKFDQAEEMLVNGLAKDPASTDIRLKLLEVYSHTQNATAFDKHYAALLPLASGFALSRAKELRASIPDIGEFNPDTAQASQPEEKFDFNEDFNLDDFDVEPETPAPAVSTSVATDSTSDDFDFDLELDDTNEFASDFSAEAKKPADLDDDFTLDFDLDDAPAKHGEAEDLSEISLALDSLDDDGLPEDVEVSKREEDEFSFDFNELDNEPSSLAQEANSIKSAEFNEEAVGDDFNLEMDVNDVALAALDDEMASLDAELDLLDDEDSTAPSTKNEFASLDEDEFKLDDVDSELADLDSSLDLEDFDAGDEFDEIEAELNLDDKKPESQNFVAENSTEQDELLDTELDESEFSWEEDEVELEAGLEESAESELLSEEDLSVDDDDDFDIDGSVELADDVSLEDLDEALAEESADEIADLDENAFAELDDELLDEELDVEAADVGELDLSDAETELAAEDLDLEESLFAEEEVPVEQEDLAQLDNIDEEAIQEVAEANNAIEDDISDDDVFEQALSDFSAESLAMDDAADMSEDDMDAELDFMADADEAATKLDLARAYMDMGDNEGARDILAEVAHEGNDQQRQEAADLLSRIDA from the coding sequence ATGCATCTTCGTAAATTGGTATTAGCCTGTGGATTCGCTTCGTTCGCCCTGTCAAATTATGCCAGTGCATTGGGGTTGGGTGAGGTTAAGTTAAAATCCACACTCAATCAGCCGCTTAGCGCTGAAGTCCAGTTATTGGATACCAAAGGCCTATCTCCCGAGCAGATTATCGTTTCGCTTGCGTCCTCCACTGAGTTCGAGCGCAATGGACTGGATTTTGTTCACTTCTATACCGAATTTAAGTTTGAAGTCGCATTAGATAACCCCAGCGGCCCCGTGGTGCGTATTACGTCACGCAACCCGGTTCGCGAACCCTATTTGAATTTCCTTGTTGAAGCTAAATGGACCTCTGGTCGTTTGTTGCGCGAATACACCTTGTTGATGGATTTGCCGACTTACGATGATGCAGCTCCGCAGGCCGTGCAAGCGGCCAAAACCGCGCCGGCCAAACCGGCGGTAACTCCGCCTCCCGCAACGAAAACCGAAGTGACGGCACCTGTAACCCAGGCTCCTGCTGAGGCTGTAGATACTCCTGAAGAAAAGCCGGACATTATTGCCGAGCAAGATCAGCCCGCAAAAAAGTCTAAAGTTGCGTCTGGCACCTACGGGCCTGTAGGTGATAAAGACACTCTGTGGGAAATCGCACTTGCTGTTCGCCCAGATTCCAGTGCCAGCGTTCACCAAACCATGTTGGCGTTGCAGCGTCTGAATCCTGATGCATTCATTCGCGGCAATATTAATTTATTGAAAAAAGGTCAGGTGCTGCGTGTGCCTGATTCCAGCGAAATTTCCAGCGTTTCCCAGTCGGAAGCCGTAAGACAGTTTAATGCGCAGTCTGCGGAATGGTCCGGTAACTCTGTCAGCCCAAGCGATTCAGGTTTGGGTGCACAATTGGATGCGTCACGCCGTACTAACACCGAGCGCGCCAAATCAGAAGCGGTTACCGGTCGCGTAAGGTTGGAAGCACCAACTGCAAAAGAAAAAGCTGCTGGCGGCCAAGGCAGTGGAGCTAACAAAGGTTCTGGCAAGGCTCTGGAATCCGAACTGGCTTCAACTCTGGAAGAGCTGGAGCGCGCTAAATCTGAAAAAACCGAATTATCGTCACGCGTGCATGATCTGGAAGAGCAGGTCAAAACCATGCAGCGTTTGGTTGATGTCAGTAATGAAAAATTGCGTGCGCTGCAATTAAATTCCGGCAAACAACCAGACAAATCAGCGACGGCAGATAAAAAAGCAGCGGATGCTAAACCTGCTGAAACTACACCTGCAGATACCAAAACTTCAGCAGCTGCAGCGAATACTTCTGCCGCTGCTACCGCTGCCGTATCCAGTGCAGCTGCATCAGTAGCGCCGAAAAAACCAGTTGTTAAGCCTACACCGGCGCCAGAACCTGAAAAAACAATTGTCGATCAAATTTTTGACAACATTTTATGGGTGGGCTTGGGTGCTGCGGTATTGTTAGGCGCTGGCGGTGTGGCATTGGCGCGTCGTCGTAAAGCGGAAGCGGAACAAAATAATTCTGCGACTGATGATTTTTCTTCAGACGAACCTAATTTCGATTCATTCAATCAAACGCATGAAGAAGAGTCGGCTTTGGAGCCAACCGCTGATGAAATGGCTTTGTTTGATGAAGAAGGGACAACCGCTGTCGCCGAAACTGGCGACGTAGTAGGCGAAGCAGATATTTACATCGCATACGGCAAATTTGATCAGGCAGAAGAAATGCTTGTGAACGGTTTGGCGAAAGATCCTGCGTCTACTGATATTCGTTTGAAACTTCTGGAAGTTTATTCCCATACTCAAAATGCAACGGCGTTCGATAAACACTACGCAGCACTCTTGCCGCTCGCAAGTGGTTTTGCGTTAAGCCGCGCTAAAGAATTGCGTGCGAGCATTCCAGATATCGGTGAGTTTAATCCTGATACTGCGCAGGCATCGCAACCGGAAGAAAAGTTCGATTTTAATGAAGACTTCAATCTGGATGACTTTGATGTTGAGCCAGAAACTCCGGCTCCTGCGGTCTCAACTAGCGTCGCTACCGATTCCACCAGCGATGACTTCGACTTTGATTTAGAGCTCGATGATACCAATGAATTTGCTAGCGATTTCAGTGCTGAGGCCAAAAAGCCCGCAGATCTGGATGACGATTTCACATTGGATTTCGATTTGGATGATGCTCCTGCCAAGCACGGTGAAGCAGAAGATCTTTCCGAAATTTCTTTAGCGCTCGACAGTCTTGATGACGACGGTTTGCCAGAAGACGTTGAAGTTTCCAAGCGTGAAGAAGATGAGTTCAGCTTCGACTTCAATGAGTTGGATAACGAGCCAAGCTCACTCGCGCAAGAAGCCAATAGCATTAAATCTGCGGAATTTAATGAAGAAGCAGTCGGCGATGATTTTAATCTGGAAATGGATGTTAACGATGTTGCTTTGGCAGCGCTCGACGATGAAATGGCGAGTCTCGATGCTGAATTAGATTTGTTGGATGATGAAGATTCTACTGCGCCGTCAACCAAAAATGAATTTGCCAGCTTGGATGAAGATGAATTTAAGCTTGATGATGTAGATAGCGAATTAGCAGATTTGGATTCAAGTTTGGATCTTGAAGATTTTGATGCGGGCGACGAGTTCGATGAAATCGAAGCAGAGCTCAACCTTGATGACAAAAAACCAGAATCGCAAAACTTCGTAGCAGAGAATTCTACTGAGCAAGATGAATTACTCGATACTGAATTGGATGAAAGCGAATTTTCGTGGGAAGAAGATGAAGTTGAGCTTGAAGCTGGACTTGAAGAGTCTGCCGAATCTGAATTGCTGTCTGAAGAAGATTTAAGTGTAGACGATGATGACGATTTCGATATTGATGGTTCAGTTGAGCTTGCCGATGACGTCAGCCTAGAAGATTTGGATGAAGCACTTGCAGAAGAATCAGCTGATGAAATTGCTGATCTCGACGAAAATGCATTTGCCGAACTCGATGACGAATTGCTTGATGAAGAGTTAGATGTAGAAGCAGCTGATGTTGGTGAGTTAGATTTGTCAGATGCTGAAACTGAATTAGCCGCAGAAGATTTGGATTTGGAAGAAAGTCTTTTTGCAGAAGAAGAGGTTCCAGTTGAGCAAGAAGACTTAGCACAGCTCGATAATATTGATGAAGAAGCGATTCAAGAAGTTGCCGAAGCTAACAATGCTATTGAAGACGATATCTCTGATGATGATGTTTTTGAACAAGCGCTTTCTGATTTCTCAGCCGAAAGTTTAGCGATGGATGACGCTGCCGATATGTCAGAAGATGACATGGATGCAGAGTTGGATTTCATGGCAGATGCTGACGAAGCTGCAACTAAATTAGACTTGGCGCGCGCTTATATGGATATGGGTGACAACGAAGGTGCTCGCGATATTCTTGCAGAAGTTGCGCATGAAGGTAACGATCAACAGCGTCAGGAAGCGGCAGATTTGTTGAGTCGTATCGACGCTTAA
- the asd gene encoding aspartate-semialdehyde dehydrogenase, with the protein MKVGFVGWRGMVGSVLMERMQAENDFANIEPVFFTTSNVGGAAPAIASGLPALKDAYSVDDLKQLDAIITCQGGDYTNEIFPKLRASGWNGYWIDAASSLRMAKDAIIVLDPVNLDVIKDGIAKGVKNYIGGNCTVSLMLMGLGGLFHAGLVEWVSSMTYQAASGAGAQNMRELISQMGTLHASVADKLADPKSAILEIDRIIAETMRGDDLPKANFGHPLAGSLLPYIDKQWETGQSKEEWKGQAETNKILGRDGNPIPVDGLCVRIGAMRCHSQALTIKLNKDVPITDIEALIANANPWAKVVPNDRESSMRDLTPTAVTGTLSIPVGRLRKMNMGPQYLSAFTVGDQLLWGAAEPLRRMLRVLKEA; encoded by the coding sequence ATGAAAGTAGGTTTTGTAGGTTGGCGCGGTATGGTGGGTTCCGTTCTTATGGAACGTATGCAAGCAGAGAATGATTTTGCGAATATTGAACCTGTATTTTTCACCACCTCTAACGTAGGCGGCGCAGCCCCAGCGATAGCAAGTGGCCTACCAGCATTGAAAGATGCTTATTCAGTTGATGATTTGAAACAACTGGATGCCATTATTACCTGCCAGGGTGGTGACTACACCAACGAGATCTTCCCAAAACTGCGTGCTTCTGGCTGGAACGGCTACTGGATTGATGCTGCATCAAGCCTGCGTATGGCGAAAGATGCGATTATCGTGCTTGATCCGGTAAACCTCGACGTGATCAAAGATGGTATTGCCAAGGGCGTTAAAAATTACATCGGCGGTAACTGTACCGTTAGCTTGATGTTGATGGGCTTGGGCGGCTTGTTCCATGCTGGTTTGGTGGAGTGGGTTTCTTCCATGACTTATCAGGCAGCATCTGGTGCCGGTGCTCAGAACATGCGTGAGCTGATTTCGCAAATGGGTACTTTGCATGCGTCTGTTGCGGACAAATTGGCTGATCCAAAATCTGCGATTCTGGAAATCGACCGCATTATTGCTGAAACCATGCGTGGCGATGATTTACCCAAAGCCAACTTCGGCCATCCATTAGCAGGTAGTTTGTTGCCTTACATCGATAAACAATGGGAAACCGGTCAATCCAAAGAAGAATGGAAAGGTCAGGCCGAGACAAACAAGATTCTCGGTCGCGATGGCAACCCCATCCCAGTTGACGGTTTGTGTGTGCGCATCGGTGCCATGCGCTGTCACTCACAGGCATTGACTATCAAGCTCAATAAAGACGTACCCATCACAGATATCGAAGCTTTAATTGCGAATGCCAATCCATGGGCTAAAGTTGTACCAAATGATCGCGAAAGCAGTATGCGTGATCTGACCCCAACGGCGGTCACTGGCACTTTGAGCATTCCTGTTGGTCGTCTGCGTAAGATGAACATGGGCCCGCAATATTTGTCAGCGTTTACCGTAGGCGATCAATTATTGTGGGGAGCCGCTGAGCCTTTGCGTCGTATGCTTCGCGTACTCAAAGAAGCTTAA
- the leuB gene encoding 3-isopropylmalate dehydrogenase produces MGKHILILEGDGIGPEIVREARKVLDVINAKFDLGMTFENELMGGCAIDVHGVPLADSTLERARLADAILLGAVGGPKWDKLDRSIRPEKGLLKIRSQLGLYANLRPALLYPQLVDASSLKPEVVSGLDILIVRELAGGIYFGEPRGIRVLENGEREGYNTYKYSESEIIRIGRTAFEMARKRNRKVCSVDKANVLEATMLWREVMDTLHKEYPDVELSHMYVDNAAMQLVRAPKQFDVLVTGNMFGDILSDAAAMLTGSIGMLPSASLDKDGRGMYEPCHGSAPDIAGLGIANPLATILSVSMMLRYSLGYPAVADAIEVAVGKVLDQGFRTADIYTEGTKKVSTSEMGDAVVAALQ; encoded by the coding sequence GTGGGTAAACATATTTTAATTCTGGAAGGCGATGGTATTGGTCCAGAAATCGTGCGCGAAGCGCGCAAAGTGTTGGATGTTATTAACGCCAAATTTGATTTGGGTATGACCTTTGAAAATGAATTAATGGGCGGTTGCGCAATTGATGTGCACGGTGTTCCGCTTGCGGATTCTACGCTTGAGCGCGCGCGTTTAGCGGATGCTATTTTGCTTGGTGCTGTAGGCGGCCCCAAGTGGGATAAATTGGATCGTTCAATTCGCCCTGAAAAAGGCTTGTTAAAAATTCGTTCGCAATTAGGTTTGTACGCCAATTTGCGTCCTGCGTTGTTGTACCCGCAATTGGTGGATGCATCCTCATTAAAGCCTGAAGTGGTTTCCGGTTTGGATATTCTTATCGTTCGCGAATTGGCGGGCGGTATTTATTTCGGTGAGCCACGCGGTATTCGTGTATTGGAAAATGGCGAGCGTGAAGGTTACAACACCTACAAATATTCCGAGAGCGAAATTATCCGTATCGGCCGCACTGCATTTGAAATGGCGCGCAAGCGCAATCGCAAAGTGTGTTCAGTCGATAAGGCGAATGTGCTTGAAGCCACTATGTTGTGGCGCGAAGTCATGGATACACTTCATAAAGAATATCCAGACGTAGAGCTTTCTCACATGTACGTCGACAATGCTGCAATGCAATTGGTCCGTGCTCCAAAGCAATTTGACGTGTTGGTAACGGGCAATATGTTCGGCGATATTTTGTCTGATGCTGCAGCTATGTTGACGGGTTCGATTGGTATGTTGCCGTCGGCTTCTTTAGATAAAGATGGTCGCGGTATGTATGAGCCATGCCATGGTTCTGCACCAGACATCGCTGGCTTGGGTATCGCTAACCCGCTTGCAACGATTCTATCTGTGTCCATGATGTTACGTTACTCTTTGGGTTATCCGGCTGTAGCAGATGCTATCGAAGTGGCAGTCGGCAAAGTGTTGGATCAGGGTTTCCGTACAGCGGATATTTACACTGAAGGCACCAAAAAAGTATCTACATCGGAAATGGGCGACGCAGTTGTTGCAGCATTGCAATAA
- a CDS encoding acyloxyacyl hydrolase: MRQIVIAFVCFLSLSASVAHAVDRIHISVGSLSRPSYHVDTISSYRAGLSWDTELLNDYLSDQSSIRLESSIGLNQTSLGDVYDITAAPVFHYQFKKFDQKAFFEISAGIAYLSDTDWAAYHDMGSNLQFADRIGFGYAFEKSEISINFFHFSNGGTNAHNPGCDMLLLRTSFKI, translated from the coding sequence ATGCGTCAGATTGTTATTGCGTTCGTTTGTTTTCTTTCTCTTAGCGCTAGCGTGGCCCACGCTGTTGATCGAATCCATATCTCCGTTGGAAGCCTTTCGCGCCCGTCTTACCACGTAGATACCATTAGTAGCTATCGCGCTGGGTTATCGTGGGATACCGAGTTGCTCAACGATTATCTCAGTGACCAAAGCAGCATTCGTTTGGAATCAAGCATTGGCCTCAACCAAACCAGCTTGGGCGATGTCTATGACATAACCGCTGCACCTGTTTTTCACTACCAATTTAAAAAGTTCGATCAAAAAGCATTTTTTGAAATTAGCGCCGGTATAGCTTACCTTTCAGACACTGACTGGGCGGCATATCACGACATGGGTTCAAATTTGCAGTTTGCCGATCGAATAGGTTTTGGTTACGCTTTTGAGAAAAGTGAAATCAGCATTAACTTTTTTCACTTTTCTAACGGCGGAACCAACGCTCACAACCCAGGTTGCGACATGCTGCTCCTTCGAACAAGCTTTAAGATTTAG
- the leuD gene encoding 3-isopropylmalate dehydratase small subunit: protein MKSFTVLQGLAAPMDRANVDTDMIIPKQFLKSIKRTGFGKNLFDELRYLDEGKPDQSCEGRPINNEFPLNFPRYQGATILLSRENFGCGSSREHAPWALDDYGFRSVIAPSFADIFFNNCFKNGLLPIILSDEIVDKLFKEMYATEGYQLTIDLAAQVVKTPSGETFAFEVDEFRKHCLLNGLDDIGLTLEHADAIRAYEAKKRVESPWLFDVVKN, encoded by the coding sequence ATGAAAAGTTTTACCGTTTTGCAAGGCTTGGCCGCTCCTATGGATCGCGCCAATGTCGATACCGATATGATTATTCCCAAACAATTTTTGAAGTCGATCAAGCGTACTGGCTTTGGCAAAAATTTGTTTGATGAGTTGCGCTATTTAGATGAAGGCAAGCCAGACCAAAGTTGTGAAGGTCGCCCGATCAATAATGAGTTCCCCTTAAATTTTCCACGTTACCAAGGCGCAACAATTTTATTGTCGCGCGAAAACTTTGGTTGCGGTTCAAGCCGCGAACATGCGCCATGGGCACTGGATGATTATGGCTTTCGCAGCGTAATCGCGCCAAGCTTTGCCGATATTTTCTTTAATAACTGTTTTAAGAATGGTTTGTTGCCGATTATTTTGAGTGACGAAATCGTTGATAAATTGTTTAAAGAAATGTACGCAACAGAAGGCTATCAATTAACAATTGATTTGGCTGCGCAAGTTGTTAAAACACCAAGTGGTGAAACCTTTGCGTTTGAAGTTGATGAATTCCGCAAGCATTGTTTGTTGAATGGTTTGGATGACATTGGTTTAACACTCGAACACGCCGATGCTATTCGCGCTTACGAAGCTAAAAAGCGTGTTGAGAGTCCGTGGTTATTTGACGTGGTGAAAAACTAA
- the leuC gene encoding 3-isopropylmalate dehydratase large subunit — MASKKTLYDKLWDAHLVKESDDGSSLIYIDRHIIHEVTSPQAFDGLRLAGRKPWRVDSILATPDHNVPTTQKERAHGISGIEDPVSLIQVQTLDDNCDEFGIVEYKINDHRQGIVHVVGPETGACLPGMTVVCGDSHTATNGALGSLAHGIGTSEVEHVMATQCLVAKKMKNMLIKVEGKLGLGVTPKDVVLAIIAKIGTAGGTGYAMEFGGQVFRDMSMEGRMTVCNMAIEAGARAGMVAVDQTTIDYVKGRTYAPKGEMWERAVADWRNYVSDEGAHFDSVVEINGADIKPQVSWGTSPEMVVSIEDKVPDPAQETDPVKREGMIRALQYMGLQANQPIESIYVDRVFIGSCTNSRIEDIRAAAEVVKGRTKAASVKEAIVVPGSGAVKAQAEAEGLHEIFIAAGLEWREPGCSMCLAMNADKLGNGEHCASTSNRNFEGRQGYGGRTHLVSPAMAAAAAIAGHFVDVRTFN; from the coding sequence ATGGCTAGCAAGAAAACCTTATACGACAAGTTGTGGGATGCCCATTTGGTCAAAGAAAGCGACGATGGTTCGTCGTTGATTTACATTGATCGCCACATCATTCACGAAGTGACTTCGCCGCAAGCCTTTGATGGCCTGCGTTTGGCTGGCCGTAAGCCTTGGCGCGTTGACTCGATTTTGGCGACGCCAGATCACAACGTACCAACTACCCAAAAAGAGCGCGCCCACGGTATTAGCGGTATTGAAGACCCGGTGTCATTGATTCAGGTACAAACCCTTGATGACAACTGCGATGAGTTTGGAATCGTTGAATACAAAATCAATGATCATCGCCAAGGTATTGTTCACGTAGTTGGCCCGGAAACCGGCGCTTGCTTGCCCGGCATGACCGTTGTTTGCGGCGATTCGCACACGGCAACCAACGGCGCTTTGGGTTCATTGGCCCACGGCATCGGCACCAGCGAAGTTGAGCATGTAATGGCGACCCAGTGTTTGGTTGCCAAAAAAATGAAGAACATGCTGATTAAAGTTGAAGGCAAACTCGGTTTGGGCGTAACGCCAAAAGACGTGGTGTTAGCGATCATCGCTAAAATCGGCACTGCCGGTGGTACAGGTTACGCGATGGAATTCGGCGGTCAGGTATTCCGCGATATGAGCATGGAAGGTCGTATGACCGTGTGCAATATGGCGATTGAAGCAGGTGCTCGTGCGGGTATGGTCGCTGTGGATCAAACCACTATCGATTATGTAAAAGGAAGAACCTACGCACCAAAAGGTGAAATGTGGGAGCGCGCAGTTGCCGATTGGCGTAATTATGTGAGTGATGAAGGCGCGCATTTTGATTCGGTTGTTGAAATCAATGGCGCTGACATAAAGCCGCAAGTGAGCTGGGGAACCTCGCCAGAAATGGTGGTTTCCATTGAAGATAAAGTGCCGGACCCAGCGCAAGAAACTGATCCAGTAAAGCGCGAAGGTATGATTCGCGCATTGCAATATATGGGCTTGCAAGCTAACCAACCGATTGAATCAATTTATGTGGATCGCGTGTTTATCGGCTCCTGCACCAACTCGCGTATTGAAGATATTCGTGCGGCAGCAGAAGTTGTAAAAGGTCGAACTAAAGCTGCATCGGTAAAAGAAGCCATTGTGGTTCCCGGCTCTGGCGCTGTTAAAGCGCAAGCGGAAGCAGAAGGTTTGCACGAAATTTTTATTGCTGCCGGTTTGGAATGGCGTGAGCCAGGCTGCTCAATGTGTTTGGCAATGAATGCGGATAAATTAGGTAATGGCGAGCACTGCGCCTCAACATCCAACCGTAATTTTGAAGGTCGCCAAGGTTACGGTGGTCGCACGCATTTGGTGAGCCCGGCTATGGCCGCAGCTGCTGCAATTGCTGGGCACTTTGTTGACGTTCGCACTTTCAATTAA
- a CDS encoding LysR family transcriptional regulator codes for MDTQHLQAFVAIAESGSFSGAGERLHLTQPAISKRIALLEEQIKAKLFDRVGRQVVLTQAGNLLLNKATNILKEVTAAQREIADLRGDITGKLSVATSHHLGLHYLPPYLREFSQRYPDVKLDLHFLDSEHAYHEVLLGRFDIAIITLALEQDPRINSNELWQDQLQFVASPTHALATLANLRLADLSPHQAIMPDINTYTTRLIKDLFDRENQPLDITMVTNHLDTIKMMLSIGLGWGVLPSSIIDDQLKVLDVSHPPLTRSLGCIYHNQRSLNNAARAFLEQLKAPIASNLVS; via the coding sequence ATGGATACACAGCACCTTCAAGCGTTTGTTGCTATTGCAGAAAGTGGCTCGTTTTCGGGAGCCGGTGAACGCCTACATCTGACGCAACCGGCCATCAGTAAACGCATCGCCCTTTTGGAGGAGCAGATCAAAGCCAAACTCTTTGATCGAGTCGGTCGGCAAGTGGTTTTAACCCAGGCAGGGAACTTATTGCTGAATAAGGCGACAAATATATTGAAAGAGGTGACAGCCGCCCAACGCGAGATTGCAGATTTGCGGGGCGACATCACAGGAAAACTCAGCGTGGCAACGAGCCATCATCTAGGCTTACATTACCTGCCACCCTATTTGCGGGAATTTTCACAGCGTTACCCAGACGTAAAATTAGACTTACATTTTTTGGATTCAGAACATGCGTACCACGAAGTACTCCTCGGCCGATTCGATATCGCCATTATTACGCTTGCGCTCGAGCAAGACCCGCGCATCAACAGCAATGAACTCTGGCAAGACCAACTCCAGTTCGTCGCGTCGCCCACCCATGCACTTGCAACGCTGGCGAATCTTCGCCTGGCCGATCTAAGTCCGCATCAGGCGATAATGCCGGATATCAACACTTATACCACGCGTTTAATTAAGGATTTGTTTGACCGCGAGAACCAACCGCTTGATATCACCATGGTGACCAACCATTTGGACACCATCAAAATGATGCTAAGTATCGGTCTTGGTTGGGGTGTGCTTCCCAGCAGTATTATCGACGACCAACTTAAAGTATTAGATGTAAGTCACCCCCCTCTTACCCGCTCGCTCGGTTGCATCTATCACAATCAACGCAGCCTGAATAACGCCGCTCGTGCGTTCCTTGAGCAACTTAAAGCGCCAATTGCCTCCAATCTCGTCAGCTAA
- a CDS encoding TIGR04219 family outer membrane beta-barrel protein yields the protein MKKLPLIITLSFLAPFAHADRVLGLYAGAGSWLSDYDGKAGNPSVTLNDLGVKEDYNNYFYVAIEHPIPFIPNIRLTQTNLKSSQTGTVTQSFTIGDTTYAANESVKSSFDLSHRDATLYYQLLDNWINLDLGVTARQFDGYVRTESASSNENLKIDLTAPLLYAKAQFDLPFTGLSAGVEGNYTSYQDNSLSDYSAKLTYLFDTVVDVGVEVGYRKMSIKISDNDLEADMTLKGPYAALIAHF from the coding sequence ATGAAGAAACTTCCCCTTATTATTACCCTTAGCTTCCTGGCTCCATTTGCCCACGCAGACCGCGTGCTTGGCCTTTACGCAGGTGCAGGTTCATGGCTTTCTGACTATGACGGTAAAGCGGGTAACCCCTCGGTAACCCTGAATGACTTGGGAGTAAAAGAAGACTACAACAACTATTTTTATGTCGCGATTGAACACCCTATTCCGTTTATTCCCAACATTCGCTTGACCCAAACCAACCTTAAAAGCTCACAAACGGGTACGGTTACCCAAAGCTTCACCATTGGTGATACCACATATGCGGCCAATGAATCGGTAAAAAGCAGCTTTGATTTGAGCCACCGCGATGCAACTCTTTATTACCAATTATTAGACAACTGGATTAACCTGGACCTCGGTGTCACTGCCCGTCAATTCGACGGATATGTACGAACCGAAAGCGCCAGCTCAAACGAAAACCTCAAAATAGATTTAACCGCACCCCTACTTTACGCAAAAGCGCAATTTGATTTGCCCTTCACAGGCTTATCTGCCGGAGTTGAAGGCAATTACACAAGCTACCAAGACAACTCCCTGAGCGATTACTCCGCCAAACTCACTTATTTGTTCGATACGGTTGTAGATGTAGGTGTAGAAGTCGGTTACCGCAAAATGTCTATCAAGATTTCTGATAATGATCTGGAAGCTGACATGACGTTAAAAGGCCCCTACGCCGCTTTGATTGCTCATTTCTAG